The nucleotide sequence GGAGTCGGCTTCTTCTTCCCGCGTGAACAAGCTTGTAATCTCTGGCGCTGATTGGATTGTTCTCTACGCGAATATTTACACACAGATTTAGTACTAGCTCCATTACCGGACCCTGCTTCAGAGTCGTTGATAACCGCAGCAGTTCCTTGTATCAGAcatcattttcagttttgagaTACTATTGTCCACCGGATAAAATCCGTTCAATCCATCGTCGTTTCACATCTGACGCATCCAACGtttttatctattttttttccccctttttatgtataatatttcgaatttatcccaaaaatcaaattcatataaaaatacattaaatattttaaatttatattcaaCAATCTAGATCTAGATTTCATGTCATATCATATACAGTCAGATTTAGGGGTGACAAACCTATATCCGATTTAGGTAGATCGAATTTGTCTGACGTCCAAAATctaaatccaaacacaaaaattttgtttgatttaaaatCGAATCCGAGTTCAAACATAGAAATCTTGATCCGATTTATTTGTCCAAACCTTAATCCGTATTAGGTTATTGTTAAATTTACTTAtccagatttaaaccaatctcGATTATTTAAATACGTTCAAAATTCAATCCGAATTAGAGTCtagatatttaaatattttataaacacgtACTGTTATCCGACCCAAAATCGATCTAGAATCAATTTTTTACCACCCCTCGTTAGACTAGTAATACTCATAATCTCattcaaaacacaaattttttagaaaaataaataatttgtcaATGTAATGAATTTACAGCGGACCCTGCGCTTCCCTCCACCGTCGGCACCTGATAATTAACAAGAAAAAAACTCCTTCGTGGCACTAAACAAACCAAATCAAGCAATCAACTACCCAAGAACATGCATACAGGCATAAAAGCCCAAAAACTAGACGCCAATCATCAATTTATAACCTCTGACGGGAACAACGGCGGTGGTGCTCTAATTATTcagatgaaaaaaataaatacccaGAATGCAACTCATAAGAGCAAGATATTGCTATTCACAGGGAGGGCAAATTATTATCTCCTATTATCTTTTTCTTCTACAAAACAGCGTCATAGACCACTTTTTGGGATCCGCTCATTGTTTAGCTGCATCATTACTTTCAGAAGCCTGAGACCCATTGCTGGAAACAGATGCATCTCCAGAGGGGAGGTAAGACCATGCTAAGGCCGCTGTGCCAAGAGTTATGGCAGTAGCAATTGAGCCCCAGACCCAACGCTGCCTTAGTTTCATTATCTGCCTATTACGCCGCCCCATCTCTGCACAAAACAAGTATAACAATTAGGACGAAATCAAGGGACTACCGATGTCTGGCCTACTTGAAGCTGGTAAATTAACATTCTAACAAATAAGGGTACGAGAAATTGTTCCCAAGTTTTCATCCCTGCACTTtttacaaaaccaaaacaagtaAAGCAGTGAAAGATGCACATTATTTTCAACTTCCAACTCCAAAATAAAGTCATATAATAGCAGGACCACTAACTTAATTCTATCAACATCACATTTTATCCGATGTTGCGAGTAGGAACTACTGCTTTCTTGATATTACCCAACTTCACCATCCAGAAACCAAATcactatgcaccataacatatTCCTAAGCAAGACTCCCAATAGATGGCCATACCAGCAAGCCATAGAGACAAATATCCAATTTACATTATaaataaaatcaatttaataaataaatcaaaagcCTATTGACAAATATCCATCCATCCCTTTTTGCATGTTTAATGCAAGAATGCAAGTCATACAAATTTCTATGGCATATCATACGATGGGTTAAgttgatgaaaaataaaatagaaagggACAATGAATTACAGTTAGCATGCAAGATATAATGGACATTGACAAAGTGTGTCCAACAAATCACACAGTCAAACAGTTAGCACGTAGAACAACTTCAAAAGTTCTCCTATATAATAGACATCCAAAGTTCTCCTATATAATAGACATCAAAAGTTCTCACCTATAGCGTCTTGATTTCTCTGAGACATTTCCCGATTCACAGCCTCGTAATATTGAAGTCGGTCCGCCAGACGTGCAATCTCAAAGTTCTTTACCTCAACCTGTGCTTCCATCTCGGCCTCCATCTCAGCTTTTGCTATGCCCCTTCCAATAGAATGTGACACAAACCGTGCAATATTAACTTGCCGGCATAGCTCTTCTGCAGGTTCAGCAGCTGTATGTTCCCCTTCTGCTACAGCAATAGGTTGAGGAAGCGTCACACCCACAAGGGCCAGTCGTTGTCTGATATGTTCCCACTGGCTTCGCATGTCATTCAGAGCTTCTTCTGCTTGCTTCCGCTTCTCTATCTCCATCAATAAACTCAATCTTATTTCACTTAGCTCAGCTTCAATATTGCGAACAGCAGTCTGTAGCCCACTCTCAGATGACAGTTCTAGAATTAAAATGAAGAGACTTGTGAGCAGGAAAGCCAAAGTTGAGAATAGAACCACTGACATGGATATAGATTTCACACTTGAGCTTCATGTGTAATATGCATATGTATGACGCATATGGATAAGTCCAAGTCATTTGAGATGAACAGCATCAAaacctttatcccaaacaacATCTAGTAGGGTACATGAATCAATTTAAGAAATTAGTGTAAATTTATGATACTCATACCCCTTTTCCATTTCCTATCCAATACTACACTCTAAATGAATCTTACAGAGTCCAAGTCTTCTCTTACTACTGATGTTATTTTGACACCAATAGGTAATGATCACACCACAAGAAAAATTTGAAACCTCATTTAAGTGAACCATCATTATACTCCCACCAATTAAAGTATGCACCAACAGACCCCAAAATAAATAACATAAACCCTCCACCAACTCATTCAATGACAATATAACCCACctccaaacaaagaaaacaaaaaacaaaaaggacatCTATTAGaataatcaagaagaaaagtCCAAGTACCTTCCCAAGCATCATAAAACTCTCCTATTGGCGTAGCTAGCTTTAGCGAACTTTCTGCCCCAGAAATGTCCTCATCTGTATTGCTTGTGACACTCATTGAATCTTGTGGATCAAAGAAATCATCGGAGTCTAGATCTCTTTCAGGACTTGACACAGCAGGCTTCACCATGCCATTTCCCTTGTCAAAGTCAATATGCATGTTACTGCTCCCAAGTTCCACATGATTGCTTCCTATTTTTCCAGTATGGACACCATTCACAGCATGCTGAACAACAACCGGTCCACGAATTACACCATCATGACGCTCTTCTTCAATGTGGCTATCGTGAATTCCATTTTCACGCTCCTCCTGATCATTATCAGGAATTTTAGAACCAGGAATTGTAGAAGTAAGAATACCATTTTTAGTTGAATCCACAGTATTAGTTTCTGCGACATCTGAATTCCCGTTGACCACATCATTATCAAGTGTTTTCGTTCGAGACAAGACATCAACCTCAGAAGCACTCTTCATAAGCCGGGGCCCACGACGCTTGTGATTGATGATGTATGGAGAAGGAGGGAATGAAGAAGGTGAATCTGGGAGAGGAGTTGTTTCAGGGGTAGCATAGAGGGCTGGTGATATCTGGGGGCGTGGAGGTCTCCTCTCAATTACTGACGTACTATTTCCCCTCTCCAGCTTGGAATTGTTAGCAGATCTCAGATTTGGAATAGGCCGTGAATTAGGACCAGATTTGTCAACTGATCTGGAAGCCCCAGGTTCTAAAAACCTATCCAAAGCTATAGCTGTGAACGTTGGCATGGCACTGTATCAtcagaaaatcaaacaaaatcagACCATTCACTCAAACCCTTTTTCTTTACTACTTAAACTATATACAATAACACCATTCACAACTATGACAAACCAGACACTGACAttcaagagaaagagaaaaggtaTATAAACAAAGTAGTGAGCTATGTTAAGCTAGGACAACATCTCTTGAagtagagggaaaaaaaagtgaatatGTACAAGCGTTCAATTTATTCAACTGAGAAAACATGTGATTGAAATGGTAAAAAGAATCATCAATATGATTACTTCCCTAGTTTCCAATTAGCAAACCGGTCTGACAATTAAACAGAGGATACCAATTTCGTCTAATCAAACCGATGAAAAACAAAGAACTTCGTTTGTTCAATACCTCTAATCACTGGCTCACATCCAGAAGTAATCCTAATAACCTGAATAAAATCTTAAAAGTGCCACGGTTAAGACCTGGTCATAAGAAAACAGCACCGTCACTCAACCTAAATCCTACCAAATAATTTCAAACGAACAAACCTGAAATTGAAACATTcaaccaaaaacaataaaattaaacaaaggaaGCTTTCTTCACAGGCTCCGTAATAAACAGAAAACGATATAGGAAATCAAAAAATTCTCCCGCATCCAAACCCTAACAATCCGTGTTGCAGTTAAGAAAtggtcaaaaaaaatataaccaGGAAGTCCACAAATCTCGCGCATAAAAACAGCTATATCATCAGGTCATTCaggcaaaaaaataaagaaaaaaaggattCACAATCTAACAGCTCATTacttctctcaattttttttctcagcaaccaaacagcagccaaagaaaaatcacaaaaaaaaaattaaaaaaagaaatcatcTTACCTTATAGGAAC is from Tripterygium wilfordii isolate XIE 37 chromosome 14, ASM1340144v1, whole genome shotgun sequence and encodes:
- the LOC120015556 gene encoding uncharacterized protein LOC120015556, yielding MPTFTAIALDRFLEPGASRSVDKSGPNSRPIPNLRSANNSKLERGNSTSVIERRPPRPQISPALYATPETTPLPDSPSSFPPSPYIINHKRRGPRLMKSASEVDVLSRTKTLDNDVVNGNSDVAETNTVDSTKNGILTSTIPGSKIPDNDQEERENGIHDSHIEEERHDGVIRGPVVVQHAVNGVHTGKIGSNHVELGSSNMHIDFDKGNGMVKPAVSSPERDLDSDDFFDPQDSMSVTSNTDEDISGAESSLKLATPIGEFYDAWEELSSESGLQTAVRNIEAELSEIRLSLLMEIEKRKQAEEALNDMRSQWEHIRQRLALVGVTLPQPIAVAEGEHTAAEPAEELCRQVNIARFVSHSIGRGIAKAEMEAEMEAQVEVKNFEIARLADRLQYYEAVNREMSQRNQDAIEMGRRNRQIMKLRQRWVWGSIATAITLGTAALAWSYLPSGDASVSSNGSQASESNDAAKQ